The following proteins come from a genomic window of Blastococcus sp. HT6-30:
- a CDS encoding maleylpyruvate isomerase family mycothiol-dependent enzyme — protein sequence MTDERTTPFFETSQRWWADGELAVAGLVARLTDEELAGDSALPGWSRAHVIAHLARNADALVNLLTWARTGVETPMYPSRAVRDASIEATAARPAAELRADYVDACGRLAQAVETTPVEAWTAEVRNGQGVTVPASTVPWMRAKEVWVHGIDLDAGLSFADLDADFCTALVDDVVGLFAARDQALEVTVVATDVDRTWGRGGPRIEGRVTAVAAWLTRSDASGLAGDVPAPPAWL from the coding sequence GTGACCGACGAGCGGACGACCCCCTTCTTCGAGACCTCCCAGCGGTGGTGGGCCGACGGCGAGCTCGCCGTCGCCGGCCTCGTCGCCCGGCTGACCGACGAGGAGCTGGCCGGCGACTCCGCGCTGCCCGGCTGGTCCCGCGCCCACGTCATCGCCCACCTGGCCCGCAACGCCGACGCACTGGTGAACCTGCTGACCTGGGCGCGCACCGGCGTCGAGACGCCGATGTACCCGTCGCGTGCGGTCCGTGACGCGAGCATCGAGGCCACCGCCGCCCGTCCGGCCGCGGAGCTGCGTGCGGACTACGTCGACGCGTGCGGCCGGCTGGCGCAGGCGGTCGAGACCACGCCCGTCGAGGCCTGGACCGCGGAGGTGCGCAACGGTCAGGGCGTGACGGTTCCGGCGTCCACCGTGCCGTGGATGCGCGCCAAGGAGGTCTGGGTGCACGGCATCGACCTGGACGCCGGGCTCTCGTTCGCCGACCTCGATGCCGACTTCTGCACCGCCCTCGTCGACGACGTCGTCGGCCTGTTCGCCGCCCGCGACCAGGCGTTGGAGGTCACCGTCGTCGCCACCGATGTCGACCGGACGTGGGGGCGCGGCGGCCCGCGGATCGAGGGACGGGTGACGGCGGTGGCCGCGTGGCTGACCCGCTCCGACGCCTCGGGGCTGGCCGGTGACGTCCCGGCGCCGCCTGCCTGGCTGTAG